The Populus trichocarpa isolate Nisqually-1 chromosome 2, P.trichocarpa_v4.1, whole genome shotgun sequence genome has a window encoding:
- the LOC7497261 gene encoding protein KINESIN LIGHT CHAIN-RELATED 1 isoform X2, protein MLGLVSAKTTPNATPLHNSFPQNDNHIHKNGNKTPSPLLKRTPSPSFSKPKIKPSKKTLQELRIDESSLDNPDLGPFLLKLAIDTIASGDNQNKALDYATRASISFEISSGPGLDLAMSLQVEAAIYCSRNRLENAIPVLERSIEVLDHKSGSDHAMAKFSGFMQLGDTYSMLGRVDRSISSYESGLKIQIETLGDLDPRVAESCRYLAEAYVQAMQFDEAEKLCQKSLEIHREHNAPASIEEAGDRRLIALIYEAKGEYECALEELVLASMVMIAAGQENEVAAIDVSIGNIYVFLCRFDEAIFSYQKALTVFKSTRGDEYSPVASVYNRLAEVYYKTGKLRESKSYCENALRIFSKPVTGIATEEIASGLAEISAIYEALNEHGEALKLLYMAMKLLKDTPGQRSMIAGIEAQMGLMFYKVGKYGEARSSFENAVAKLRASGDAKSVFFGILLNQLGLASVQLYRIHEAVELFEEAREILEQECGSCHSDTLGVYSNLAATYDALGRVEDAAVILEYILKLREEKLGTANPEVADEKKRLAVLLKEAGRARIRKGNSLVNLLDSSS, encoded by the exons ATGTTGGGCCTAGTCTCTGCAAAAACCACACCCAATGCCACCCCATTGCACAATTCCTTCCCTCAGAACGACAATCACATCCATAAAAACGGAAATAAAACCCCATCTCCGCTTCTAAAGCGAACCCCATCACCCTCCTTCTccaaaccaaaaatcaaacctTCCAAAAAGACACTGCAAGAACTACGCATCGATGAGTCGTCTCTTGATAACCCGGATCTGGGCCCCTTTTTATTAAAGCTTGCCATAGACACCATTGCTTCCGGTGATAACCAGAATAAGGCCTTAGATTATGCGACCCGAGCGTCAATATCGTTTGAGATATCCTCTGGTCCGGGTCTGGACCTGGCTATGAGCTTGCAAGTGGAAGCTGCAATCTATTGCAGCAGGAACCGATTGGAGAACGCAATTCCGGTTTTAGAACGGTCTATTGAGGTTTTGGATCATAAAAGCGGGTCGGATCATGCGATGGCGAAGTTTTCCGGGTTCATGCAGCTCGGTGACACGTATTCTATGCTAGGCCGGGTGGACCGATCCATATCGTCTTATGAGTCCGGTTTAAAGATCCAAATTGAGACTCTCGGGGATTTGGATCCAAGAGTTGCTGAGTCTTGCAG GTATTTAGCCGAGGCTTATGTTCAAGCAATGCAGTTTGACGAGGCAGAAAAACTATGCCAAAAGAGCCTTGAAATTCACAGGGAGCATAACGCACCAGCATCAATTGAAGAGGCAGGTGATCGCCGGCTTATTGCTCTTATTTATGAAGCGAAGGGGGAGTATGAATGTGCTCTTGAGGAACTTGTACTTGCTAGTATGGTGATGATTGCTGCCGGTCAGGAAAATGAAGTAGCTGCTATTGATGTTAGCATTGGCAATATCTATGTGTTCCTCTGTCGCTTTGATGAAGCCATTTTTTCATACCAAAAAGCCTTAACAGTCTTTAAATCTACAAGGGGAGATGAATACTCTCCTGTTGCGTCGGTTTATAATCGCTTGGCAGAAGTGTATTATAAAACAGGCAAGCTAAGAGAGTCCAAATCATACTGTGAGAATGCGCtgagaatattttcaaagcCAGTGACTGGGATTGCAACCGAGGAGATTGCTAGTGGTTTGGCTGAAATCTCAGCCATCTATGAAGCTTTAAATGAACATGGGGAGGCGTTGAAGCTCTTGTACATGGCCATGAAGTTACTGAAGGACACGCCAGGGCAACGCAGCATGATTGCAGGAATTGAAGCACAAATGGGACTGATGTTTTACAAGGTTGGAAAGTATGGGGAGGCTCGAAGTTCCTTCGAAAATGCTGTAGCAAAACTCCGGGCCAGTGGGGATGCTAAATCAGTCTTctttgggattttgttgaacCAGCTGGGACTGGCCAGTGTGCAACTGTACAGGATACATGAGGCAGTTGAATTATTCGAAGAAGCAAGAGAGATTTTAGAGCAGGAATGTGGCTCATGTCACTCGGATACCCTTGGAGTGTATAGCAATCTTGCAGCAACTTATGATGCTTTGGGAAG GGTCGAAGATGCAGCTGTGATATTGGAGTACATACTCAagttaagagaagaaaaacttgGAACAGCAAATCCAGAAGTTGCTGATGAGAAGAAAAGGCTAGCCGTGCTCTTGAAGGAAGCAGGGAGGGCTAGGATCAGGAAAGGCAACTCCCTTGTAAATCTCCTGGATTCCAGCTCCTAG
- the LOC7497261 gene encoding protein KINESIN LIGHT CHAIN-RELATED 1 isoform X1 codes for MLGLVSAKTTPNATPLHNSFPQNDNHIHKNGNKTPSPLLKRTPSPSFSKPKIKPSKKTLQELRIDESSLDNPDLGPFLLKLAIDTIASGDNQNKALDYATRASISFEISSGPGLDLAMSLQVEAAIYCSRNRLENAIPVLERSIEVLDHKSGSDHAMAKFSGFMQLGDTYSMLGRVDRSISSYESGLKIQIETLGDLDPRVAESCSENGRYLAEAYVQAMQFDEAEKLCQKSLEIHREHNAPASIEEAGDRRLIALIYEAKGEYECALEELVLASMVMIAAGQENEVAAIDVSIGNIYVFLCRFDEAIFSYQKALTVFKSTRGDEYSPVASVYNRLAEVYYKTGKLRESKSYCENALRIFSKPVTGIATEEIASGLAEISAIYEALNEHGEALKLLYMAMKLLKDTPGQRSMIAGIEAQMGLMFYKVGKYGEARSSFENAVAKLRASGDAKSVFFGILLNQLGLASVQLYRIHEAVELFEEAREILEQECGSCHSDTLGVYSNLAATYDALGRVEDAAVILEYILKLREEKLGTANPEVADEKKRLAVLLKEAGRARIRKGNSLVNLLDSSS; via the exons ATGTTGGGCCTAGTCTCTGCAAAAACCACACCCAATGCCACCCCATTGCACAATTCCTTCCCTCAGAACGACAATCACATCCATAAAAACGGAAATAAAACCCCATCTCCGCTTCTAAAGCGAACCCCATCACCCTCCTTCTccaaaccaaaaatcaaacctTCCAAAAAGACACTGCAAGAACTACGCATCGATGAGTCGTCTCTTGATAACCCGGATCTGGGCCCCTTTTTATTAAAGCTTGCCATAGACACCATTGCTTCCGGTGATAACCAGAATAAGGCCTTAGATTATGCGACCCGAGCGTCAATATCGTTTGAGATATCCTCTGGTCCGGGTCTGGACCTGGCTATGAGCTTGCAAGTGGAAGCTGCAATCTATTGCAGCAGGAACCGATTGGAGAACGCAATTCCGGTTTTAGAACGGTCTATTGAGGTTTTGGATCATAAAAGCGGGTCGGATCATGCGATGGCGAAGTTTTCCGGGTTCATGCAGCTCGGTGACACGTATTCTATGCTAGGCCGGGTGGACCGATCCATATCGTCTTATGAGTCCGGTTTAAAGATCCAAATTGAGACTCTCGGGGATTTGGATCCAAGAGTTGCTGAGTCTTGCAG TGAAAATGGCAGGTATTTAGCCGAGGCTTATGTTCAAGCAATGCAGTTTGACGAGGCAGAAAAACTATGCCAAAAGAGCCTTGAAATTCACAGGGAGCATAACGCACCAGCATCAATTGAAGAGGCAGGTGATCGCCGGCTTATTGCTCTTATTTATGAAGCGAAGGGGGAGTATGAATGTGCTCTTGAGGAACTTGTACTTGCTAGTATGGTGATGATTGCTGCCGGTCAGGAAAATGAAGTAGCTGCTATTGATGTTAGCATTGGCAATATCTATGTGTTCCTCTGTCGCTTTGATGAAGCCATTTTTTCATACCAAAAAGCCTTAACAGTCTTTAAATCTACAAGGGGAGATGAATACTCTCCTGTTGCGTCGGTTTATAATCGCTTGGCAGAAGTGTATTATAAAACAGGCAAGCTAAGAGAGTCCAAATCATACTGTGAGAATGCGCtgagaatattttcaaagcCAGTGACTGGGATTGCAACCGAGGAGATTGCTAGTGGTTTGGCTGAAATCTCAGCCATCTATGAAGCTTTAAATGAACATGGGGAGGCGTTGAAGCTCTTGTACATGGCCATGAAGTTACTGAAGGACACGCCAGGGCAACGCAGCATGATTGCAGGAATTGAAGCACAAATGGGACTGATGTTTTACAAGGTTGGAAAGTATGGGGAGGCTCGAAGTTCCTTCGAAAATGCTGTAGCAAAACTCCGGGCCAGTGGGGATGCTAAATCAGTCTTctttgggattttgttgaacCAGCTGGGACTGGCCAGTGTGCAACTGTACAGGATACATGAGGCAGTTGAATTATTCGAAGAAGCAAGAGAGATTTTAGAGCAGGAATGTGGCTCATGTCACTCGGATACCCTTGGAGTGTATAGCAATCTTGCAGCAACTTATGATGCTTTGGGAAG GGTCGAAGATGCAGCTGTGATATTGGAGTACATACTCAagttaagagaagaaaaacttgGAACAGCAAATCCAGAAGTTGCTGATGAGAAGAAAAGGCTAGCCGTGCTCTTGAAGGAAGCAGGGAGGGCTAGGATCAGGAAAGGCAACTCCCTTGTAAATCTCCTGGATTCCAGCTCCTAG